The Actinomadura sp. WMMB 499 genome includes a window with the following:
- a CDS encoding succinate dehydrogenase cytochrome b subunit, whose translation MAIAIPAIYRSTVGKKAVMAVTGGILVLFLIAHMVGNLKIFYGAEDFNHYAHWLRTIGEPAVPYRTVLTVLEVVLAVAVILHMWSAVSLARRARAARPVKYESKKKSHAQGYATHTMRYGGIIIAFYIVWHLLDLTFFVVNPLGADDTPYDRMIADFDPSRWYITVWYVVAVLMVGLHLHHGIWSAFQTLGLRTPRSHTLLRGLAIAVSAVVTIGFISVPVSIAFGWVS comes from the coding sequence GTGGCTATAGCGATACCTGCGATCTACCGGTCGACCGTCGGCAAGAAGGCCGTCATGGCCGTGACCGGCGGCATCCTCGTGCTGTTCCTGATCGCGCACATGGTCGGGAACCTGAAGATCTTCTACGGCGCCGAGGACTTCAACCACTACGCGCACTGGCTGCGCACGATCGGTGAGCCCGCCGTGCCGTACCGCACGGTGCTGACGGTGCTCGAGGTCGTCCTCGCCGTCGCGGTGATCCTGCACATGTGGTCGGCGGTGTCGCTCGCCCGCCGCGCGCGCGCCGCGCGGCCCGTCAAGTACGAGTCGAAGAAGAAGTCCCACGCGCAGGGCTACGCCACCCACACGATGCGCTACGGCGGGATCATCATCGCCTTCTACATCGTGTGGCACCTGCTGGACCTGACGTTCTTCGTGGTGAACCCGCTGGGCGCCGACGACACCCCGTACGACCGGATGATCGCGGACTTCGATCCGTCCCGCTGGTACATCACGGTCTGGTACGTCGTCGCCGTCCTGATGGTCGGCCTGCACCTGCACCACGGCATCTGGAGCGCCTTCCAGACCCTCGGCCTGCGCACCCCGCGCAGCCACACCCTCCTGCGGGGCCTCGCCATCGCCGTCTCCGCCGTGGTGACGATCGGCTTCATCTCCGTCCCCGTCTCCATCGCCTTCGGATGGGTGAGCTGA
- a CDS encoding fumarate reductase/succinate dehydrogenase flavoprotein subunit, producing the protein MTEIERHSYDVVVIGAGGAGLRAAIEARLQGKKTAIISKSLFGKAHTVMAEGGAAAAMGNVNANDNWQVHFRDTMRGGKFLNSWRMAELHAKEAPDRIWELELWGALFDRTKEGKISQRNFGGHEYPRLAHVGDRTGLELIRTAQQKIVALQQEDRAEHGDYEARLKVWSETTITRLLKDGDRICGAFGYVRETGKFVVFEAPAVVLATGGIGKAFKVTSNSWEYTGDGHSLALQAGATLLNMEFVQFHPTGMVWPPSVKGILVTESVRGDRGILKNSDDKRFMFDYIPEVFKDQYATSPEEGDRWYDDPENNRRPPELLPRDEVARAINSEVKAGRGSPHGGVFLTVVDRMPGGAAEIVRRLPSMHHQFKELADVDITKEPMEVGPTCHYVMGGVEVEPDTAAANVPGLFAAGEVAGGMHGSNRLGGNSLSDLLVFGRRAGLGASEYVDALDARPTASDEVVDAATAEALAPFEREGGENPYTVHAELQTTMNELVGIIRREEELQRAIEALQGLRERVARVSVEPVAVHDGRGYHPGWHLALDLHNMLLVSEAVAKAALERQESRGGHTRDDYPQMSADWRKVNLVCRLAGDPADPHVELTRQPMPPMRADLLGLFETDELKKYLTGEELPAGATAPGAAGPDADKADGKADHKADEKAEHGEEGDG; encoded by the coding sequence ATGACTGAGATCGAGAGGCACTCGTACGACGTCGTGGTGATCGGTGCCGGCGGCGCCGGGCTGCGCGCGGCGATCGAGGCTCGCCTCCAGGGCAAGAAGACGGCGATCATCTCCAAGTCGCTGTTCGGCAAGGCGCACACCGTGATGGCCGAGGGCGGCGCGGCGGCCGCGATGGGCAACGTCAACGCCAACGACAACTGGCAGGTGCACTTCCGCGACACGATGCGCGGCGGGAAGTTCCTGAACAGCTGGCGGATGGCCGAGCTGCACGCCAAGGAGGCCCCGGACCGCATCTGGGAACTCGAGCTGTGGGGCGCGCTGTTCGACCGCACCAAGGAAGGCAAGATCAGCCAGCGGAACTTCGGCGGGCACGAGTACCCGCGGCTGGCGCACGTCGGCGACCGGACGGGCCTGGAGCTGATCCGCACGGCCCAGCAGAAGATCGTCGCGCTCCAGCAGGAGGACCGCGCCGAGCACGGCGACTACGAGGCGCGCCTCAAGGTGTGGTCCGAGACGACGATCACGCGGCTGCTCAAGGACGGCGACCGGATCTGCGGCGCGTTCGGGTACGTCCGCGAGACCGGCAAGTTCGTGGTGTTCGAGGCCCCGGCCGTCGTCCTGGCGACCGGCGGGATCGGCAAGGCGTTCAAGGTCACGTCGAACTCGTGGGAGTACACCGGGGACGGCCACTCGCTCGCCCTGCAGGCGGGCGCGACGCTGCTGAACATGGAGTTCGTCCAGTTCCACCCCACCGGGATGGTCTGGCCCCCGTCCGTGAAGGGCATCCTCGTCACCGAGTCGGTGCGCGGCGACCGCGGCATCCTGAAGAACTCCGATGACAAGCGCTTCATGTTCGACTACATCCCGGAGGTCTTCAAGGACCAGTACGCCACCTCCCCGGAGGAGGGCGACCGCTGGTACGACGACCCTGAGAACAACCGGCGTCCCCCCGAGCTGCTGCCGCGCGACGAGGTCGCCCGCGCGATCAACTCAGAGGTGAAGGCCGGCCGGGGCTCGCCGCACGGCGGCGTGTTCCTCACGGTCGTCGACCGGATGCCGGGCGGCGCCGCGGAGATCGTCCGGCGGCTGCCGTCGATGCACCACCAGTTCAAGGAGCTGGCGGACGTCGACATCACCAAGGAGCCGATGGAGGTCGGGCCGACCTGCCACTACGTGATGGGCGGCGTCGAGGTCGAGCCCGACACCGCCGCCGCGAACGTGCCCGGCCTGTTCGCCGCCGGCGAGGTCGCGGGCGGCATGCACGGCTCGAACCGGCTCGGCGGCAACTCGCTGTCGGACCTGCTGGTGTTCGGGCGCCGCGCGGGCCTCGGCGCGTCCGAGTACGTCGACGCGCTCGACGCCCGGCCCACCGCGTCGGACGAGGTCGTGGACGCGGCCACCGCGGAGGCGCTCGCGCCGTTCGAGCGCGAGGGCGGCGAGAACCCCTACACCGTCCACGCCGAGCTGCAGACCACGATGAACGAGCTGGTCGGCATCATCCGCAGGGAGGAGGAGCTGCAGCGGGCGATCGAGGCCCTGCAGGGACTCCGCGAGCGCGTCGCCCGCGTCTCCGTCGAACCGGTCGCGGTGCACGACGGCCGCGGCTACCACCCCGGCTGGCACCTCGCCCTCGACCTGCACAACATGCTGCTGGTCTCGGAGGCCGTCGCGAAGGCGGCCCTCGAACGGCAGGAGAGCCGCGGCGGCCACACCCGCGACGACTACCCGCAGATGTCGGCGGACTGGCGGAAGGTCAACCTCGTCTGCCGCCTGGCCGGCGACCCCGCCGACCCGCACGTCGAGCTGACCCGGCAGCCGATGCCGCCGATGCGCGCGGACCTGCTCGGGCTCTTCGAGACCGACGAGCTCAAGAAGTACCTGACCGGCGAGGAACTGCCCGCCGGTGCCACCGCGCCGGGCGCGGCCGGGCCGGACGCGGACAAGGCGGACGGCAAGGCCGACCACAAGGCGGACGAGAAGGCCGAACACGGCGAGGAGGGCGACGGATGA
- a CDS encoding succinate dehydrogenase/fumarate reductase iron-sulfur subunit — MKLTLRVWRQSGPRDKGGMVEYKLDDISPDASFLEMLDVLNEKLIADGGEPVAFDHDCREGICGMCSLVINGTPHGPERNTTTCQLHMRKFRDGEVIDVEPWRAKAFPVVKDLVVDRSAFDRIIQSGGYITAPTGTAPEAHAAPVPKPDADAAFEAAECIGCGACVAACPNGSAALFLGAKITHLGLMPQGQPERWDRAVSMLDTHDGEGFGGCTNTGECTVACPKGIGLDVIGRLNGDYLKASAGGKKK, encoded by the coding sequence ATGAAGCTCACACTGCGCGTCTGGCGCCAGAGCGGCCCCCGGGACAAGGGCGGGATGGTCGAGTACAAGCTCGACGACATCTCCCCCGACGCCTCGTTCCTGGAGATGCTCGACGTCCTCAACGAGAAGCTGATCGCCGACGGCGGCGAGCCCGTCGCGTTCGACCACGACTGCCGCGAGGGCATCTGCGGCATGTGCTCCCTGGTCATCAACGGCACGCCGCACGGTCCCGAGCGCAACACCACCACGTGCCAGCTGCACATGCGCAAGTTCCGGGACGGCGAGGTCATCGACGTCGAACCGTGGCGGGCGAAGGCGTTCCCGGTCGTCAAGGACCTGGTCGTCGACCGCTCCGCGTTCGACCGGATCATCCAGTCCGGCGGCTACATCACCGCGCCGACCGGCACCGCGCCCGAGGCGCACGCGGCACCCGTCCCGAAGCCGGACGCCGACGCCGCGTTCGAGGCCGCCGAGTGCATCGGCTGCGGCGCGTGCGTCGCGGCCTGCCCGAACGGCTCGGCCGCACTGTTCCTCGGCGCGAAGATCACCCACCTGGGGCTGATGCCGCAGGGCCAGCCGGAGCGCTGGGACCGGGCCGTGTCCATGCTCGACACCCACGACGGCGAGGGCTTCGGCGGCTGCACCAACACCGGCGAGTGCACCGTCGCCTGCCCGAAGGGCATCGGCCTCGACGTCATCGGGCGCCTCAACGGCGACTACCTGAAGGCGTCCGCGGGCGGCAAGAAGAAGTAA
- a CDS encoding PP2C family protein-serine/threonine phosphatase, producing the protein MSTISHQTRPLAQGNDERVELLLIDDAPSDVLMVERMLADSGLDADITVAADLATARRLLTRRTQCIVVDLSAPGIDDVAGLREVLEMSRTAAVVVLTGLDDAHLGVRAVAAGAEDYLVKQEVDGPLLARAVRYSIERKRAEETERRLVEARILRRENARLERGLLPVPLIDDPSLRHHTRYRPGRRRALLGGDFYDTVQTEGGAVHLMIGDVCGHGPDEAALGVQLRMAWRTLVLAGHTGEQLLGILDSVLGHERRSEEIFTTLCMITIAPSRRTARMHLAGHPAPLLFREGPDGSSDVAALPDYAHGPALGLLPGAEWPTTEIDLGESWALMLYTDGLIEGRIGAGSDRLGTDGLVKLAHAARGTGATGRALIDELVAEVEHLNEDALTDDLALLLLSRNG; encoded by the coding sequence GTGAGCACCATCAGTCATCAGACACGCCCCCTCGCCCAGGGGAACGACGAGCGGGTCGAACTGCTCCTCATCGACGACGCGCCGTCCGACGTCCTCATGGTCGAGCGGATGCTGGCCGACAGCGGCCTGGACGCCGACATCACCGTCGCCGCCGACCTGGCGACCGCGCGCCGCCTCCTGACCCGGCGCACCCAGTGCATCGTCGTGGACCTGTCGGCGCCCGGCATCGACGACGTCGCGGGACTGCGCGAGGTCCTGGAGATGTCCCGCACCGCCGCCGTCGTGGTGCTGACCGGCCTGGACGACGCGCACCTCGGGGTGCGGGCCGTCGCCGCCGGCGCCGAGGACTACCTGGTCAAGCAGGAGGTGGACGGGCCGCTGCTGGCCCGCGCCGTGCGCTACTCGATCGAGCGCAAGCGCGCCGAGGAGACCGAGCGGCGGCTGGTCGAGGCGCGGATCCTGCGGCGCGAGAACGCGCGGCTGGAGCGCGGGCTGCTGCCCGTCCCCCTGATCGACGACCCGTCCCTGCGGCACCACACCCGGTACCGGCCGGGACGGCGCCGGGCGCTGCTCGGCGGCGACTTCTACGACACCGTGCAGACCGAGGGCGGCGCCGTCCACCTGATGATCGGGGACGTCTGCGGGCACGGGCCGGACGAGGCGGCGCTCGGCGTCCAGCTGCGGATGGCGTGGCGGACGCTCGTGCTGGCCGGGCACACCGGGGAGCAGCTGCTCGGGATCCTGGACAGCGTCCTCGGGCACGAGCGGCGCAGCGAGGAGATCTTCACCACCCTCTGCATGATCACGATCGCGCCGTCCCGCCGCACCGCGCGGATGCACCTGGCCGGGCATCCGGCGCCGCTGCTGTTCCGCGAGGGCCCGGACGGCTCGTCCGACGTCGCCGCGCTGCCGGACTACGCGCACGGCCCGGCGCTCGGCCTGCTGCCGGGCGCCGAGTGGCCGACGACGGAGATCGACCTCGGCGAGTCGTGGGCGCTGATGCTGTACACCGACGGCCTGATCGAGGGCCGGATCGGTGCGGGCTCGGACCGTCTCGGCACCGACGGCCTGGTGAAGCTGGCGCACGCGGCGCGCGGGACGGGCGCGACCGGACGCGCGCTGATCGACGAGCTCGTCGCCGAGGTCGAGCACCTCAACGAGGACGCCCTCACCGACGACCTGGCCCTTCTGCTGCTGTCCCGGAACGGGTGA
- a CDS encoding fumarate reductase/succinate dehydrogenase flavoprotein subunit, whose product MNDELYDIGDPVVDGKVPAGPIEDRWTTRKFEAKQINPANKRKKKIIIIGTGLAGGSAGATLGEAGYHVQQFCFQDSPRRAHSIAAQGGINAAKNYRNDGDSVYRLFYETVKGGDFRSRESNVYRLADISRNIIDQCVAQGVPFAREYGGLLDNRSFGGTQVSRTFYARGQTGQQLLLGAYQALMRQVEMGNVELFPRHEMLDLIMEDGRARGVVVRNLINGEVKNYTADAVVLASGGYGNVYFLSTNAMGSNVTASWRAHRHGALFANPCYTQIHPTCIPVSGDHQSKLTLMSESLRNDGRVWVPKKGGDDRRPADIPEDERDYYLERIYPSFGNLVPRDIASRAAKNVCDEGRGVGPGGLGVYLDFADAIGRLGRDKVEAKYGNLFEMYERITGENPYDTPMRIYPAVHYTMGGLWVDYDLESTVPGLFVIGEANFSDHGANRLGASALMQGLADGYFVLPATINDYIARNALPPVADTAIAEAEERVNGRIDKLLSIDGDRSVDSFHRELGHIMWEYCGMERTEEGLRKALELIPALREEFWTRVKVTGKGEELNQQLEKAGRVADFLELGELMVIDALHRSESCGGHFRAESQDDEGEAKRDDDAFGYVAAWGWQGEGARPVLRKETLNFEYVKPTQRSYK is encoded by the coding sequence ATGAACGACGAGCTTTACGACATCGGCGACCCGGTCGTCGACGGCAAGGTGCCCGCCGGGCCGATCGAGGACCGCTGGACCACGCGCAAGTTCGAGGCCAAGCAGATCAACCCGGCCAACAAGCGCAAGAAGAAGATCATCATCATCGGCACCGGGCTGGCCGGCGGGTCCGCCGGCGCCACGCTCGGCGAGGCCGGCTACCACGTCCAGCAGTTCTGCTTCCAGGACAGCCCGCGCCGCGCGCACTCCATCGCCGCGCAGGGCGGCATCAACGCCGCCAAGAACTACCGCAACGACGGCGACAGCGTGTACCGGCTGTTCTACGAGACGGTCAAGGGCGGCGACTTCCGGTCCCGCGAGTCGAACGTGTACCGGCTCGCCGACATCTCCCGGAACATCATCGACCAGTGCGTCGCGCAGGGCGTCCCGTTCGCCCGCGAGTACGGCGGCCTGCTCGACAACCGCTCGTTCGGCGGCACCCAGGTGTCCCGGACGTTCTACGCGCGCGGGCAGACGGGCCAGCAGCTGCTCCTCGGCGCCTACCAGGCGCTGATGCGGCAGGTCGAGATGGGCAACGTCGAGCTGTTCCCGCGCCACGAGATGCTCGACCTGATCATGGAGGACGGGCGCGCCCGCGGCGTCGTCGTCCGGAACCTGATCAACGGCGAGGTCAAGAACTACACCGCGGACGCGGTCGTGCTGGCGTCGGGCGGCTACGGCAACGTGTACTTCCTGTCCACGAACGCGATGGGCTCGAACGTCACCGCGTCGTGGCGGGCGCACCGGCACGGCGCCCTGTTCGCCAACCCCTGCTACACGCAGATCCACCCGACCTGCATCCCGGTCAGCGGCGACCACCAGTCGAAGCTGACGCTGATGTCGGAGTCGCTGCGCAACGACGGCCGCGTCTGGGTGCCGAAGAAGGGCGGGGACGACCGGCGCCCCGCCGACATCCCCGAGGACGAGCGCGACTACTACCTCGAGCGCATCTACCCCTCGTTCGGCAACCTGGTCCCCCGCGACATCGCCTCCCGCGCCGCGAAGAACGTGTGCGACGAGGGCCGCGGCGTCGGCCCCGGCGGGCTGGGCGTCTACCTGGACTTCGCGGACGCGATCGGACGGCTCGGCCGCGACAAGGTCGAGGCCAAGTACGGGAACCTGTTCGAGATGTACGAGCGGATCACCGGCGAGAACCCGTACGACACGCCGATGCGCATCTACCCCGCCGTGCACTACACCATGGGCGGCCTGTGGGTGGACTACGACCTGGAGTCCACCGTCCCCGGGCTGTTCGTGATCGGCGAGGCGAACTTCTCCGACCACGGCGCGAACCGCCTCGGCGCGTCCGCCCTGATGCAGGGCCTCGCCGACGGCTACTTCGTGCTGCCGGCCACGATCAACGACTACATCGCCCGCAACGCCCTCCCGCCGGTCGCCGACACCGCGATCGCCGAGGCGGAGGAGCGGGTGAACGGCCGCATCGACAAGCTGCTGTCGATCGACGGTGACCGCTCCGTCGACTCCTTCCACCGCGAGCTCGGCCACATCATGTGGGAGTACTGCGGCATGGAACGCACCGAGGAGGGCCTGCGCAAGGCGCTCGAGCTCATCCCGGCGCTGCGCGAGGAGTTCTGGACGCGCGTCAAGGTCACCGGCAAGGGCGAGGAGCTCAACCAGCAGCTCGAGAAGGCCGGCCGCGTCGCCGACTTCCTCGAGCTGGGCGAGCTGATGGTGATCGACGCCCTGCACCGTTCCGAGTCCTGCGGCGGCCACTTCCGCGCCGAGAGCCAGGACGACGAGGGCGAGGCCAAGCGGGACGACGACGCCTTCGGCTACGTCGCCGCCTGGGGCTGGCAGGGGGAGGGCGCCAGGCCCGTCCTCCGCAAGGAGACCCTCAACTTCGAATACGTCAAGCCGACGCAGAGGTCGTACAAGTAA
- a CDS encoding LysR family transcriptional regulator: MQLQQLAYFVAVAEVRHFTQAAELLRVAQPSLSKQIRALEGELNVSLFSRARGNITLTPAGEALLPLAKRILADVETARVEVQELAGLRRGRVRLGATPSLCAGLLADVLRRFHDAYPGIQLIVEESGSRDLVRQLTRGELDMALVILPLHGDPPLDTTPILREYLVVASPAGPEPGGRAAPLPRRSFLRIDDLRNRPLVMFRPGYDLREATIGACRAAGFEPRFAVEGGEMDAVLRFVEVGLGIAVVPSMVLAGRPGLRGTPLVLDEAARRGHHGEGLLRTIAVAHRKDVEPTHAARAFQDTLETFLVEAGLAGSLPEGVETLVHD, encoded by the coding sequence ATGCAGTTGCAGCAGCTCGCCTATTTCGTCGCGGTCGCGGAGGTCCGGCACTTCACGCAGGCCGCCGAGCTCCTGCGGGTGGCGCAGCCGTCGCTGAGCAAGCAGATCCGCGCGCTGGAGGGCGAGCTGAACGTGTCGCTGTTCAGCCGGGCCCGGGGGAACATCACCCTGACGCCCGCCGGGGAGGCGCTGCTGCCGCTGGCCAAGCGGATCCTCGCCGACGTCGAGACGGCCCGGGTCGAGGTGCAGGAGCTGGCGGGGCTGCGGCGCGGGCGGGTGCGGCTCGGCGCGACGCCGTCGCTGTGCGCGGGCCTGCTCGCCGACGTCCTGCGCCGCTTCCACGACGCCTACCCGGGCATCCAGCTGATCGTCGAGGAGAGCGGTTCGCGCGACCTCGTCCGGCAGCTGACCCGCGGTGAGCTGGACATGGCGCTGGTCATCCTGCCCCTGCACGGCGACCCGCCGCTCGACACGACCCCGATACTGCGCGAGTACCTGGTCGTGGCGTCCCCGGCGGGTCCGGAACCGGGCGGGCGGGCGGCGCCGCTGCCGCGCCGCTCGTTCCTGCGCATCGACGACCTGCGGAACCGCCCGCTGGTGATGTTCCGCCCCGGCTACGACCTGCGGGAGGCGACGATCGGGGCGTGCCGCGCGGCCGGTTTCGAACCGCGGTTCGCGGTCGAGGGCGGCGAGATGGACGCGGTGCTGCGGTTCGTCGAGGTGGGGCTCGGCATCGCGGTGGTCCCGAGCATGGTGCTGGCCGGACGGCCGGGCCTGCGCGGCACCCCGCTCGTCCTGGACGAGGCGGCGCGCCGCGGGCACCACGGCGAGGGGCTGCTGCGGACGATCGCGGTCGCGCACCGCAAGGACGTCGAGCCGACGCACGCGGCGCGCGCGTTCCAGGACACCCTCGAGACGTTCCTCGTCGAGGCGGGCCTCGCGGGCAGCCTCCCCGAGGGCGTCGAAACCCTCGTCCACGACTGA
- a CDS encoding succinate dehydrogenase/fumarate reductase iron-sulfur subunit gives MSYEAKFRVWRGDEGEGELTDYTVEVNEGEVVLDIIHRLQATQAPDLAVRWNCKAGKCGSCSAEINGMPRLLCMTRMSTFEPDETITVTPVRTFPVIRDLVTDVSYNYEKAREIPSFDPGDAKPGELRMQQVDVERSQEFRKCIECFLCQNVCHVIRDHEENKPDFAGPRFLMRIAELEMHPADQSDRREIAQQDHGLGFCNITKCCTEVCPEHIKITDNALIPMKERVVGRRYDPVVWLGSKLGIVKKGQDTPSA, from the coding sequence ATGAGCTACGAGGCGAAGTTCCGCGTCTGGCGCGGCGACGAGGGCGAGGGCGAGCTCACCGACTACACGGTCGAGGTGAACGAGGGCGAGGTCGTCCTCGACATCATCCACCGCCTGCAGGCCACGCAGGCCCCGGACCTGGCCGTCCGGTGGAACTGCAAGGCGGGCAAGTGCGGGTCCTGCTCCGCCGAGATCAACGGCATGCCGCGGCTGCTGTGCATGACCCGGATGTCGACCTTCGAACCGGACGAGACGATCACGGTCACGCCCGTCCGGACGTTCCCGGTCATCCGCGACCTGGTCACCGACGTGTCGTACAACTACGAGAAGGCCCGCGAGATCCCGTCGTTCGACCCGGGCGACGCCAAGCCCGGCGAGCTGCGCATGCAGCAGGTGGACGTCGAGCGCTCGCAGGAGTTCCGCAAGTGCATCGAGTGCTTCCTGTGCCAGAACGTCTGCCACGTCATCCGCGACCACGAGGAGAACAAGCCCGACTTCGCCGGGCCGCGCTTCCTCATGCGGATCGCTGAACTCGAGATGCACCCGGCCGACCAGTCCGACCGCCGCGAGATCGCCCAGCAGGACCACGGCCTCGGCTTCTGCAACATCACCAAGTGCTGCACCGAGGTCTGCCCCGAGCACATCAAGATCACCGACAACGCCCTGATCCCGATGAAGGAACGGGTCGTCGGGCGCAGGTACGACCCGGTGGTCTGGCTCGGGTCCAAGCTCGGCATCGTCAAGAAGGGCCAGGACACGCCCTCCGCGTGA
- a CDS encoding Crp/Fnr family transcriptional regulator, producing MSALEPGSFLAELTPAERAELEDRGRVRDFGRGEALFVEGDRSGWVAVLLKGRVKVFTYLEQGGEVLLALREPGALLGEVAAIDGFPRSATVEALEPVRALIIPSREFTRYLEDNGRVSIIIMRTLCSRWREADRQRAEFAVYDATGRVAHRLVELAERFGVPYGSGQPGGESVRITLNLSQEELAGWVGASREAVSKALRHLRERNLVETGRRRLIVHDLQALREHIR from the coding sequence ATGAGCGCACTCGAACCGGGTTCGTTCCTGGCCGAACTCACCCCGGCCGAACGCGCCGAGCTGGAAGACCGCGGACGCGTCCGTGACTTCGGACGCGGGGAGGCGCTGTTCGTCGAGGGCGACCGGTCCGGGTGGGTCGCGGTCCTGCTGAAGGGACGGGTGAAGGTCTTCACCTACCTCGAGCAGGGCGGGGAGGTGCTGCTGGCGCTGCGCGAACCCGGCGCGCTGCTCGGCGAGGTCGCGGCGATCGACGGGTTCCCCCGGTCCGCGACGGTCGAGGCGCTCGAACCGGTGCGGGCGCTCATCATCCCCTCCAGGGAGTTCACGCGGTACCTGGAGGACAACGGGCGCGTCTCGATCATCATCATGCGTACCCTCTGCTCGCGGTGGCGGGAGGCCGACCGCCAGCGCGCCGAGTTCGCGGTGTACGACGCGACCGGACGGGTGGCGCACCGGCTCGTGGAACTGGCCGAGCGGTTCGGCGTCCCGTACGGGTCGGGGCAGCCGGGCGGCGAGAGCGTCCGGATCACGCTGAACCTGTCGCAGGAGGAGCTGGCCGGGTGGGTCGGCGCGTCCCGCGAGGCGGTCAGCAAGGCGCTGCGGCACCTGCGCGAGCGGAACCTGGTGGAGACGGGACGGCGCCGCCTGATCGTCCACGACCTGCAGGCGCTCCGCGAGCACATCCGCTAG